The Juglans regia cultivar Chandler chromosome 2, Walnut 2.0, whole genome shotgun sequence genome includes a window with the following:
- the LOC109021715 gene encoding small G protein signaling modulator 1-like isoform X2, with translation MVLLRTRKSEDGKEVLSTVFSRCFLSLKLFLSSGGGSDTSRWIVFIEGSSGGSGFGLSAANVGLTIAVTAMVGIALAATVFYSLWASLKSPWSRRRRKHTLLPKQWKSFFTPEGKLSDGGVKFLKKVRGGGVDPSIRTEVWPFLLGVYDINSSQKERDLVNIQKRKEYVKLRKRCLQILKCSEETLKLKEVSGNCSNEGSGDFSQVLDSPSLEDVASASRSLLTEGGSPLAEDGHSVCGHALQSYDSSLEEEGDKSGLTCEDASAGDTETTDSDSSEEPEDMQPLLATKLSEENGLDEPAKVNTYAFDPENKSPSNAESKSKSHTAEDFANWQRIIRLDALRANDEWFIYSPSQAAVSEIKAHQLAESAGLKDYDHLEPCRVFHAARLVAILEAYAVYDPEIGYCQGMSDLLAPIITVFEEDHEAFWCFVGFMKKARHNFRLDEVGIRRQLNIVSKIIKRKDIHLYRHLEKLQAEDCFFVYRMVVVLFRRELSFEQTLCLWEVIWADQAAIRAGIAKLAWGRIRLKAPPNDDLLLYLIAACVLQRRKLIIEKYSCMDEIMKECNSMAGRLDVWKLLDDAHDLVVTLHDKI, from the exons ATGGTGTTGTTGAGGACGAGGAAGAGCGAAGACGGGAAAGAGGTATTGTCCACGGTATTTTCCCGTTGCTTCCTCTCGTTGAAGCTGTTTCTCTCCTCCGGTGGCGGCTCTGATACTAGCAGATGGATCGTGTTCATTGAAGGTAGCAGCGGCGGAAGTGGCTTCGGCTTATCGGCTGCCAATGTCGGACTGACCATCGCAGTGACGGCTATGGTCGGTATCGCCTTGGCCGCCACTGTCTTCTACTCTCTTTG GGCCAGTCTTAAATCACCTTGGTCGCGtaggagaagaaaacatacccTTCTGCCAAAACAATGGAAGAGTTTCTTTACACCAGAGGGAAAGCTCAGTGATGGTGGGGTCAAATTTTTGAAGAAAGTTCGTGGTGGG GGTGTTGATCCAAGTATTAGAACGGAGGTTTGGCCTTTCCTTCTTGGAGT CTATGACATTAACAGTTCCCAGAAAGAAAGAGATTTGGTTAACATACAGAAAAG AAAAGAATATGTTAAGCTGCGGAAGCGATGCCTGCAGATTTTAAAATGCAGTGAGGAGACTTTAAAACTGAAGGAAGTTTCTGGGAACTGCAGCAATGAGGGTAGTGGGGATTTTAGTCAGGTTCTAGATTCTCCTAGCTTAGAAGATGTGGCCAGTGCCAGTAGGTCCCTTTTGACTGAGGGAGGAAGCCCATTGGCTGAGGATGGCCATTCTGTCTGTGGTCATGCCCTTCAATCCTACGATTCATCTTTGGAAGAAGAAGGTGATAAGAGTGGACTGACTTGTGAAGATGCCTCTGCCGGAGACACGGAGACGACTGATTCCGACTCTTCAGAAGAACCTGAGGACATGCAACCTTTACTTGCCACCAAATTATCTGAAGAAAATGGCCTTGATGAGCCTGCCAAGGTGAATACATATGCCTTCGATCCAGAAAACAAGTCTCCCTCTAATGCTGAAAGCAAGTCGAAATCCCACACAGCTGAAGATTTTGCCAATTGGCAAAGAATCATCCGTCTTGATGCTTTGCGGGCAAATGATGAATGGTTTATTTACTCACCATCTCAGGCTGCAGTGTCAGAGATCAAAGCTCACCAGTTAGCAGAGAGTGCTGGGTTGAAGGATTATGATCACTTGGAGCCATGCAGGGTTTTCCATGCTGCTCGCCTGGTTGCTATCCTGGAAGCCTATGCAGTCTATGATCCTGAGATTGGTTACTGCCAAGGAATGAGTGATCTACTTGCTCCAATAATCACAGTGTTTGAGGAGGACCATGAAGCCTTTTGGTGCTTTGTGGGTTTCATGAAAAAAGCTCGGCATAATTTCCGACTTGATGAGGTGGGAATCCGGAGGCAGCTGAATATTGTTTCCAAGATTATCAAGCGCAAGGATATTCATCTCTACAGGCACCTGGAGAAGCTTCAAGCTGAGGATTGCTTTTTTGTGTACAGGATGGTGGTGGTTCTCTTCCGAAGGGAGTTAAGCTTTGAGCAGACGCTGTGCCTGTGGGAGGTAATCTGGGCTGATCAGGCGGCAATTAGAGCAGGGATTGCCAAGTTAGCTTGGGGTAGAATAAGGCTGAAAGCCCCTCCTAATGACGATTTGTTGCTTTACTTGATAGCAGCCTGCGTGCTGCAAAGGAGGAAGCTCATAATAGAGAAGTACAGCTGCATGGACGAAATTATGAAGGAATGCAACAGCATGGCCGGCCGTCTGGATGTTTGGAAGCTTCTTGATGATGCTCATGATTTAGTAGTCACCCTCCATGACAAGATTTAG
- the LOC109021715 gene encoding GTPase-activating protein gyp7-like isoform X1: protein MLTDEKHLMRALRRSHTSSPPSSSPNSSSLSSSSSSSSSWVHLRSVLLVVAHSSSSPSSSSTSTDRASLKSPWSRRRRKHTLLPKQWKSFFTPEGKLSDGGVKFLKKVRGGGVDPSIRTEVWPFLLGVYDINSSQKERDLVNIQKRKEYVKLRKRCLQILKCSEETLKLKEVSGNCSNEGSGDFSQVLDSPSLEDVASASRSLLTEGGSPLAEDGHSVCGHALQSYDSSLEEEGDKSGLTCEDASAGDTETTDSDSSEEPEDMQPLLATKLSEENGLDEPAKVNTYAFDPENKSPSNAESKSKSHTAEDFANWQRIIRLDALRANDEWFIYSPSQAAVSEIKAHQLAESAGLKDYDHLEPCRVFHAARLVAILEAYAVYDPEIGYCQGMSDLLAPIITVFEEDHEAFWCFVGFMKKARHNFRLDEVGIRRQLNIVSKIIKRKDIHLYRHLEKLQAEDCFFVYRMVVVLFRRELSFEQTLCLWEVIWADQAAIRAGIAKLAWGRIRLKAPPNDDLLLYLIAACVLQRRKLIIEKYSCMDEIMKECNSMAGRLDVWKLLDDAHDLVVTLHDKI, encoded by the exons ATGCTTACAGACGAGAAACACTTGATGAGAGCCCTACGGCGAAGTCACACTTCTTCGCCGCCTTCGTCGTCGCCAAATTCCTCTTCACtatcgtcgtcgtcgtcgtcatctTCGTCGTGGGTTCATTTGCGATCGGTCTTGTTAGTCGTTGCTCACTCCTCCTCCTCGCCTTCGTCCTCATCAACTTCCACTGATCG GGCCAGTCTTAAATCACCTTGGTCGCGtaggagaagaaaacatacccTTCTGCCAAAACAATGGAAGAGTTTCTTTACACCAGAGGGAAAGCTCAGTGATGGTGGGGTCAAATTTTTGAAGAAAGTTCGTGGTGGG GGTGTTGATCCAAGTATTAGAACGGAGGTTTGGCCTTTCCTTCTTGGAGT CTATGACATTAACAGTTCCCAGAAAGAAAGAGATTTGGTTAACATACAGAAAAG AAAAGAATATGTTAAGCTGCGGAAGCGATGCCTGCAGATTTTAAAATGCAGTGAGGAGACTTTAAAACTGAAGGAAGTTTCTGGGAACTGCAGCAATGAGGGTAGTGGGGATTTTAGTCAGGTTCTAGATTCTCCTAGCTTAGAAGATGTGGCCAGTGCCAGTAGGTCCCTTTTGACTGAGGGAGGAAGCCCATTGGCTGAGGATGGCCATTCTGTCTGTGGTCATGCCCTTCAATCCTACGATTCATCTTTGGAAGAAGAAGGTGATAAGAGTGGACTGACTTGTGAAGATGCCTCTGCCGGAGACACGGAGACGACTGATTCCGACTCTTCAGAAGAACCTGAGGACATGCAACCTTTACTTGCCACCAAATTATCTGAAGAAAATGGCCTTGATGAGCCTGCCAAGGTGAATACATATGCCTTCGATCCAGAAAACAAGTCTCCCTCTAATGCTGAAAGCAAGTCGAAATCCCACACAGCTGAAGATTTTGCCAATTGGCAAAGAATCATCCGTCTTGATGCTTTGCGGGCAAATGATGAATGGTTTATTTACTCACCATCTCAGGCTGCAGTGTCAGAGATCAAAGCTCACCAGTTAGCAGAGAGTGCTGGGTTGAAGGATTATGATCACTTGGAGCCATGCAGGGTTTTCCATGCTGCTCGCCTGGTTGCTATCCTGGAAGCCTATGCAGTCTATGATCCTGAGATTGGTTACTGCCAAGGAATGAGTGATCTACTTGCTCCAATAATCACAGTGTTTGAGGAGGACCATGAAGCCTTTTGGTGCTTTGTGGGTTTCATGAAAAAAGCTCGGCATAATTTCCGACTTGATGAGGTGGGAATCCGGAGGCAGCTGAATATTGTTTCCAAGATTATCAAGCGCAAGGATATTCATCTCTACAGGCACCTGGAGAAGCTTCAAGCTGAGGATTGCTTTTTTGTGTACAGGATGGTGGTGGTTCTCTTCCGAAGGGAGTTAAGCTTTGAGCAGACGCTGTGCCTGTGGGAGGTAATCTGGGCTGATCAGGCGGCAATTAGAGCAGGGATTGCCAAGTTAGCTTGGGGTAGAATAAGGCTGAAAGCCCCTCCTAATGACGATTTGTTGCTTTACTTGATAGCAGCCTGCGTGCTGCAAAGGAGGAAGCTCATAATAGAGAAGTACAGCTGCATGGACGAAATTATGAAGGAATGCAACAGCATGGCCGGCCGTCTGGATGTTTGGAAGCTTCTTGATGATGCTCATGATTTAGTAGTCACCCTCCATGACAAGATTTAG
- the LOC109021706 gene encoding protein HLB1-like isoform X2 has translation MSATAEESELQNGVETEPSEPEPKPVAQPEPETEPAESESVPEPKLEPPVATDTDPDPQELKESSIQSNEADNKAANASTERQLRKDEGSRTFTMRELLSGLKGDEPDETGPDATSPYSQESPQQHVDQNNAAMDLINSVTGVDEEGRSRQRILTFAARRYASAIERNPEDYDALYNWALVLQESADNVSQDSASPSKNALLEEACKKYDEATRLCPSLHDAFYNWAIAISDRAKIRGRTKEAEELWKQALNNWGLALQELSAIVPAREKQRIVRTAVSKFRAAIRLQFDFHRAIYNLGTVLYGLAEDTLRIGGSDNAKEVSPNELYSQSAIYIAAAHALKPNYSVYSSALRLVRSMLPLPHLKVGYLTAPPVGKLVAPHIDWKRSQFVLNHEGLLQVNKVEQKQVPQSLSGNTGDVVNNDKGGIRIDVPDIVSVSACADLTLPPGAGLCIDTINGPVFMVADSWESLDGWLDAIRLVYTIYARRKSDVLAGIITS, from the exons ATGTCCGCGACCGCCGAGGAATCTGAATTGCAGAACGGAGTCGAAACAGAACCTTCGGAGCCGGAACCAAAGCCAGTGGCTCAACCTGAACCAGAAACAGAGCCGGCAGAATCAGAGTCAGTGCCGGAGCCCAAGCTGGAACCACCAGTGGCGACAGATACAGATCCCGATCCCCAAGAACTTAAAGAAAGCTCGATCCAATCCAATGAGGCTGATAACAAAGCAGCGAATGCTTCAACTGAGCGTCAGCTGCGCAAAGACGAAGGAAGCCGAACGTTCACGATGAGGGAGTTGCTCAGTGGATTGAAAGGCGACGAGCCAGACGAGACCGGACCAGATGCTACCTCGCCTTACAG TCAAGAAAGCCCACAGCAACATGTAGACCAAAACAATGCTGCTATGGACTTAATTAATAGTGTGACTGGTGTAGATGAGGAAGGCCGGTCTCGCCAACGGATTCTTACATTTGCAGCTAGGAG GTACGCTTCTGCTATAGAGAGAAATCCAGAAGATTATGATGCACTATACAATTGGGCATTGGTTCTTCAG GAAAGTGCAGATAATGTTAGTCAAGATTCTGCTTCACCTTCTAAGAATGCCTTGCTTGAGGAAGCTTGTAAGAAGTATGATGAGGCGACCCGTCTTTGCCCTTCGCTTCATGAT GCTTTCTATAATTGGGCTATTGCAATATCTGATCGGGCAAAAATTCGTGGCCGTACGAAGGAGGCTGAAGAACTATGGAAGCAG GCACTCAATAATTGGGGTCTTGCTCTGCAG GAACTCAGTGCAATTGTTCCTGCACGGGAAAAGCAAAGAATTGTAAGAACTGCAGTTAGTAAG TTTCGTGCAGCCATTCGGTTGCAGTTTGACTTCCACCGAGCAATTTACAACCTTGGAACTGTTTTG TATGGATTAGCAGAGGACACACTAAGAATTGGGGGATCAGACAATGCTAAAGAAGTCTCTCCTAACGAGTTATATAGCCAATCTGCTATCTACATTGCAGCTGCTCATGCATTGAAACCAAATTATTCA GTTTACAGCAGTGCCTTGCGGCTGGTTCGTTCCATG CTACCTTTGCCGCATCTGAAAGTTGGATACTTGACAGCACCGCCTGTCGGGAAACTAGTGGCACCTCATATTGATTGGAAACGTTCCCAATTTGTTTTAAACCATGAAGGGCTTCTTCAG GTAAACAAAGTTGAGCAAAAACAAGTGCCACAAAGCCTCTCTGGAAATACAGGGGATGTAGTGAACAATGACAAAGGGGGCATCAGAATTGATGTTCCAGATATAGTTTCTGTATCAGCATGTGCTGATCTGACTTTGCCACCTGGTGCAGGCCTCTGCATTGATACAATTAATGGGCCAGTTTTCATG GTTGCTGACTCGTGGGAATCCTTGGATGGATGGCTTGATGCAATCCGTCTAGTTTACACAATATATGCACGCAGGAAGAGTGATGTTCTAGCAGGTATCATAACTAGCTGA
- the LOC109021706 gene encoding protein HLB1-like isoform X1 — MSATAEESELQNGVETEPSEPEPKPVAQPEPETEPAESESVPEPKLEPPVATDTDPDPQELKESSIQSNEADNKAANASTERQLRKDEGSRTFTMRELLSGLKGDEPDETGPDATSPYSQESPQQHVDQNNAAMDLINSVTGVDEEGRSRQRILTFAARRYASAIERNPEDYDALYNWALVLQESADNVSQDSASPSKNALLEEACKKYDEATRLCPSLHDAFYNWAIAISDRAKIRGRTKEAEELWKQATKNYEKAIQLNWNSPQALNNWGLALQELSAIVPAREKQRIVRTAVSKFRAAIRLQFDFHRAIYNLGTVLYGLAEDTLRIGGSDNAKEVSPNELYSQSAIYIAAAHALKPNYSVYSSALRLVRSMLPLPHLKVGYLTAPPVGKLVAPHIDWKRSQFVLNHEGLLQVNKVEQKQVPQSLSGNTGDVVNNDKGGIRIDVPDIVSVSACADLTLPPGAGLCIDTINGPVFMVADSWESLDGWLDAIRLVYTIYARRKSDVLAGIITS; from the exons ATGTCCGCGACCGCCGAGGAATCTGAATTGCAGAACGGAGTCGAAACAGAACCTTCGGAGCCGGAACCAAAGCCAGTGGCTCAACCTGAACCAGAAACAGAGCCGGCAGAATCAGAGTCAGTGCCGGAGCCCAAGCTGGAACCACCAGTGGCGACAGATACAGATCCCGATCCCCAAGAACTTAAAGAAAGCTCGATCCAATCCAATGAGGCTGATAACAAAGCAGCGAATGCTTCAACTGAGCGTCAGCTGCGCAAAGACGAAGGAAGCCGAACGTTCACGATGAGGGAGTTGCTCAGTGGATTGAAAGGCGACGAGCCAGACGAGACCGGACCAGATGCTACCTCGCCTTACAG TCAAGAAAGCCCACAGCAACATGTAGACCAAAACAATGCTGCTATGGACTTAATTAATAGTGTGACTGGTGTAGATGAGGAAGGCCGGTCTCGCCAACGGATTCTTACATTTGCAGCTAGGAG GTACGCTTCTGCTATAGAGAGAAATCCAGAAGATTATGATGCACTATACAATTGGGCATTGGTTCTTCAG GAAAGTGCAGATAATGTTAGTCAAGATTCTGCTTCACCTTCTAAGAATGCCTTGCTTGAGGAAGCTTGTAAGAAGTATGATGAGGCGACCCGTCTTTGCCCTTCGCTTCATGAT GCTTTCTATAATTGGGCTATTGCAATATCTGATCGGGCAAAAATTCGTGGCCGTACGAAGGAGGCTGAAGAACTATGGAAGCAG gCAACAAAAAACTATGAAAAAGCCATCCAACTCAATTGGAACAGTCCTCAG GCACTCAATAATTGGGGTCTTGCTCTGCAG GAACTCAGTGCAATTGTTCCTGCACGGGAAAAGCAAAGAATTGTAAGAACTGCAGTTAGTAAG TTTCGTGCAGCCATTCGGTTGCAGTTTGACTTCCACCGAGCAATTTACAACCTTGGAACTGTTTTG TATGGATTAGCAGAGGACACACTAAGAATTGGGGGATCAGACAATGCTAAAGAAGTCTCTCCTAACGAGTTATATAGCCAATCTGCTATCTACATTGCAGCTGCTCATGCATTGAAACCAAATTATTCA GTTTACAGCAGTGCCTTGCGGCTGGTTCGTTCCATG CTACCTTTGCCGCATCTGAAAGTTGGATACTTGACAGCACCGCCTGTCGGGAAACTAGTGGCACCTCATATTGATTGGAAACGTTCCCAATTTGTTTTAAACCATGAAGGGCTTCTTCAG GTAAACAAAGTTGAGCAAAAACAAGTGCCACAAAGCCTCTCTGGAAATACAGGGGATGTAGTGAACAATGACAAAGGGGGCATCAGAATTGATGTTCCAGATATAGTTTCTGTATCAGCATGTGCTGATCTGACTTTGCCACCTGGTGCAGGCCTCTGCATTGATACAATTAATGGGCCAGTTTTCATG GTTGCTGACTCGTGGGAATCCTTGGATGGATGGCTTGATGCAATCCGTCTAGTTTACACAATATATGCACGCAGGAAGAGTGATGTTCTAGCAGGTATCATAACTAGCTGA
- the LOC109021705 gene encoding metal-nicotianamine transporter YSL1-like, protein MNMELEAKEKKEIEREDLGGQPFEEVTEGSKAIPPWRNQITIRGLVVSVMIGTMYSVIAMKLNLTTGITPNLNVSAALLAFVFVRTWIKVLEKAGFVSKPFTRQENTMIQTCSVACYSIAVGGGFASYLLGLNRRTYLLAGVNNEGNSPNNVKEPGFGWMTGYLFLVCFIGLFVLVPLRKIMIVDLKLTYPSGMATAVLINGFHTQGDKMAKKQVRGFMKYFSISFFWGFFKWFFSGKDECGFAHFPTFGLQAYKKTFYFDFSATFVGAGMIVSHLVNFSLLLGAVLSFGVMWPLIGRLKGIWFSESLEESDMKSLYGYKVFLSVALILGDGMYNFIKILVCTIIEIRSRLKKKDLEMDVYGQEKPIEVMKRNEIFISENIPMWFAAVGYVIFAIISIIVIPFMFPQLKWYYVVVAYFLAPSLAFCNAYGAGLTDINMAYNYGKVALFVLAALTGKEDGVVAALVGCGLVKSVVSVACILMQDFKTAYLTCTSPKAMFLNQAIGTALGCVTAPLSFFLFYKAFDVGNPDGEFKAPYALIYRNMAILGVQGFSALPRHCLQMCYGFLAFAVGVNVVRDISPQKVGKYMPLPMVMAVPFLVGAYFAIDMCIGSLIVFMLHKLDSKKAELMVPAIASGLICGEGLWTLPAAVLALAKIKPPICMKFLHS, encoded by the exons ATGAACATGGAATTAGAagccaaagaaaagaaagagattgaaagAGAAGATTTAGGAGGACAGCCTTTTGAGGAAGTAACTGAGGGGTCGAAGGCAATCCCGCCATGGAGGAACCAAATAACGATAAGGGGATTAGTAGTGAGTGTTATGATTGGCACCATGTACAGTGTGATAGCCATGAAGCTGAACCTCACAACCGGGATAACTCCTAATCTAAATGTTTCTGCTGCTCTTCTTGCTTTCGTATTTGTTCGGACATGGATAAAAGTCCTCGAGAAAGCTGGTTTTGTATCAAAGCCATTCACTCGGCAAGAGAATACAATGATACAAACTTGTTCAGTTGCATGCTATAGCATTGCTGTTGGAG GTGGATTTGCTTCTTATCTCTTGGGATTAAACAGGAGGACATATCTTTTGGCAGGCGTCAACAATGAGGGGAACTCCCCAAACAATGTTAAGGAACCTGGATTTGGTTGGATGACTGGCTACCTGTTTTTAGTCTGTTTTATTGGCCTTTTCGTCTTAGTTCCTCTAaggaag ATAATGATAGTAGACCTCAAATTAACATATCCAAGTGGCATGGCAACTGCGGTACTCATTAATGGATTCCATACTCAGGGGGATAAGATGGCTAA GAAGCAAGTGCGGGgattcatgaaatatttttcaatcagTTTCTTTTGGGGCTTCTTTAAGTGGTTCTTCAGTGGTAAAGACGAATGCGGATTCGCACACTTCCCTACTTTTGGATTGCAAGCGTATAAGAAAac ATTCTACTTCGACTTTAGCGCGACATTTGTTGGAGCTGGCATGATTGTTTCCCATCTCGTTAACTTTTCTTTGCTTCTTGGAGCTGTGCTTTCCTTTGGAGTAATGTGGCCGCTCATTGGTCGGCTTAAAGGAATTTGGTTTTCTGAAAGTTTGGAAGAAAGTGACATGAAAAGTTTATATGGTTACAAG GTTTTTTTATCCGTTGCTTTGATCCTAGGTGATGGTATGTACAATTTCATTAAGATATTGGTATGCACAATCATCGAAATCCGCAGCAGATTAAAGAAGAAGGACCTCGAAATGG ATGTGTATGGCCAAGAGAAGCCAATTGAAGTAATGAAACGGAACGAGATTTTCATTAGTGAAAACATTCCCATGTGGTTTGCAGCCGTTGGATATGTCATCTTTGCCATCATTTCCATAATTGTGATCCCATTCATGTTTCCTCAACTTAAATGGTACTATGTTGTCGTAGCCTATTTTCTAGCTCCATCTCTGGCATTCTGCAATGCTTATGGAGCTGGACTGACGGACATAAACATGGCCTACAATTACGGGAAAGTGGCACTCTTCGTCTTAGCAGCGTTGACTGGAAAAGAAGATGGCGTGGTGGCTGCGCTTGTTGGGTGTGGACTCGTCAAATCTGTTGTTTCTGTGGCTTGCATTCTGATGCAAGATTTCAAGACTGCCTACTTGACTTGCACTTCCCCCAAAGCAATGTTCTTGAACCAAGCCATTGGCACAGCATTAGGCTGTGTGACGGCTCCCCTTAGCTTCTTCCTTTTTTACAAGGCATTTGATGTGGGAAACCCGGATGGAGAGTTCAAAGCTCCTTATGCCTTGATCTATAGAAACATGGCAATTCTAGGTGTGCAAGGCTTCTCTGCTCTTCCTCGCCACTGCCTGCAAATGTGCTATGGCTTTCTTGCCTTTGCAGTTGGAGTCAATGTGGTGCGCGATATTTCCCCACAGAAGGTCGGAAAATATATGCCGCTTCCAATGGTCATGGCGGTGCCTTTTCTGGTCGGGGCATACTTTGCAATTGATATGTGCATTGGgagtttgattgtttttatgTTGCACAAGCTTGATTCTAAGAAGGCCGAGTTGATGGTTCCCGCGATTGCTTCTGGATTGATTTGCGGGGAAGGGCTCTGGACCCTCCCCGCTGCAGTTCTAGCTCTGGCCAAAATAAAACCACCGATCTGCATGAAATTTTTGCATTCCTAG